A single genomic interval of Gossypium raimondii isolate GPD5lz chromosome 11, ASM2569854v1, whole genome shotgun sequence harbors:
- the LOC105804055 gene encoding uncharacterized protein LOC105804055, translating to MLHLFPSINNSVQSIRFKTLNPCISLSRLCHFKAKRGFDSLNQTSSVQNSVAVFWDLDNKPPNAFPPFEAVVKLKTAASSFGVVRSMVAYANQHSFSYVPKAVREQRRERKLLNQLENKGVIKSIDPYVCKVCGRRFYTNEKLVNHFKQIHEREHQKRVNQIESARGSRRVKLVGKYSMKMEKYKNAAREVLTPKVGYGLADELKRAGFWVGTVSNRPQAADVALRDHMVDVMDKRKAECLMLVSDDSDFVGVLKEAKLRCLKTVVVGDADDGALKRVADAGFSWTEILKGKAKKEAVSVVGKWKDRDILKKLEWTYDPEVERKLYGSEDMFDDESEDLDFDGSDDGNSSDYIHKEDSGAWWELDTESDPDSSKSQ from the coding sequence ATGCTTCACCTGTTTCCTAGCATCAATAACTCTGTACAATCTATAagatttaaaaccctaaacccctgtATCTCTCTGTCTAGACTTTGTCATTTCAAAGCGAAAAGGGGTTTCGATTCTTTAAACCAAACATCATCTGTCCAAAATAGTGTTGCAGTGTTTTGGGATTTGGATAACAAGCCCCCAAATGCATTCCCTCCATTTGAAGCCGTTGTTAAGTTGAAAACAGCAGCTTCTTCATTTGGGGTTGTAAGGTCCATGGTGGCCTATGCTAACCAACATTCGTTTAGCTACGTACCAAAAGCTGTTCGGGAGCAGAGAAGAGAGAGGAAATTGTTGAATCAGTTGGAAAATAAAGGCGTGATCAAGTCAATTGATCCATATGTTTGTAAAGTTTGTGGGAGAAGATTTTACACCAACGAGAAACTTGTTAACCATTTTAAGCAAATTCATGAGCGTGAGCATCAGAAGAGGGTGAATCAAATAGAATCTGCTAGAGGGAGCAGAAGGGTGAAATTGGTGGGTAAGTACTCGATGAAAATGGAGAAGTACAAAAATGCCGCTAGGGAGGTTTTGACACCGAAAGTTGGGTATGGTTTAGCTGATGAGTTGAAAAGGGCAGGGTTTTGGGTTGGGACTGTCTCAAATAGGCCACAAGCTGCAGATGTTGCATTGAGGGATCACATGGTGGATGTGATGGATAAGAGGAAAGCCGAGTGTTTGATGCTCGTGTCTGATGATTCTGATTTTGTTGGTGTTTTGAAGGAGGCGAAACTGAGGTGTTTGAAGACGGTTGTTGTGGGGGATGCCGATGATGGGGCATTGAAAAGAGTTGCAGATGCTGGGTTTTCTTGGACAGAAATATTGAAGGGAAAAGCTAAGAAAGAGGCAGTATCCGTTGTGGGGAAGTGGAAAGACCGTGATATCTTGAAGAAACTAGAGTGGACGTATGATCCAGAGGTGGAGAGGAAGTTATATGGCTCTGAAGATATGTTTGATGATGAGAGTGAGGATCTGGATTTTGATGGTAGTGATGATGGAAACAGTTCTGATTATATACATAAGGAAGATTCTGGTGCTTGGTGGGAGTTGGACACTGAATCTGATCCTGATTCTTCCAAGTCGCAATAA
- the LOC105804054 gene encoding UDP-glucuronate 4-epimerase 5, whose amino-acid sequence MSHLDNIPSTPGKYKPDKAFRFNSSAASSSLSKLTLYSTLFLSVLLFFLLLLSSPSSPPSPRRHLSSGSHHTSLSLSHKLIRKSARPRSTTGHTVLVTGAAGFVGTHVSLALKRRGDGVLGLDNFNHYYDPTLKRARQKILEKAGVFIVEGDINDKGLLQQLFDAVLFTHVMHLAAQAGVRYAMQNPGSYVHSNIAGFVNLLEVSKSANPQPAIIWASSSSVYGLNSKVLFSEKDRTDQPASLYAATKKAGEEIAHTYNHIYGLSITGLRFFTVYGPWGRPDMAYFFFTKDIMKGKTITVYESPDKGSVARDFTYIDDIVKGCLGALDTAKKSTGSGGKKRGPAQLRIFNLGNTSPVPVSTLVSILEKILKVKAKKKVMPLPRNGDVEFTHANITLAMTELGYKPATDLEAGLKKFVRWYFSFYSGSKKKSS is encoded by the coding sequence ATGTCACACCTTGACAACATTCCATCCACTCCTGGCAAATACAAACCCGACAAAGCTTTCCGTTTCAACTCCTCCGCCGCATCTTCCTCTCTTTCCAAACTAACCCTTTATTCCACCCTTTTCCTTTCTGTCCTCCTTTTCTTCCTCCTCCTACTTTCCTCCCCTTCTTCCCCACCATCGCCGCGCCGCCACCTCTCTAGTGGGTCCCACCACACCTCACTCTCTCTTTCCCACAAACTAATCCGCAAATCTGCCCGTCCTCGCTCTACCACCGGTCACACCGTTCTTGTGACTGGCGCCGCCGGTTTCGTCGGTACCCATGTTTCTCTCGCTCTTAAACGCCGTGGAGACGGTGTCCTTGGCCTTGACAACTTTAACCATTACTATGATCCAACCCTGAAAAGGGCTCGCCAGAAGATCCTCGAAAAAGCTGGGGTTTTTATCGTCGAAGGCGACATCAACGACAAGGGTCTTCTCCAGCAACTGTTCGATGCCGTTTTATTTACTCACGTAATGCATTTAGCAGCTCAGGCAGGTGTTCGTTACGCTATGCAAAACCCAGGATCTTATGTTCATAGTAACATTGCTGGATTTGTGAACTTACTGGAAGTGTCGAAATCGGCCAACCCTCAACCGGCGATTATCTGGGCATCTTCAAGTTCGGTATACGGCTTGAATTCTAAGGTGCTATTTTCAGAGAAAGATAGAACTGATCAACCTGCTAGTTTATATGCTGCTACAAAGAAAGCCGGTGAGGAAATTGCGCATACGTATAATCATATTTATGGACTTTCAATAACTGGATTGCGATTCTTCACGGTTTATGGTCCTTGGGGTCGGCCCGATATggcatatttctttttcactaaaGATATAATGAAAGGTAAAACTATCACTGTATATGAATCACCAGATAAGGGTAGTGTGGCTAGAGATTTTACCTATATCGATGATATAGTGAAAGGGTGTTTGGGAGCATTGGATACGGCAAAGAAGAGTACAGGGAGTGGGGGAAAGAAGAGAGGGCCTGCACAATTGAGGATTTTTAATTTGGGGAATACTTCGCCTGTACCTGTGAGTACGTTGGTTAGTATATTGGAGAAGATTTTAAAGGTGAAAGCTAAGAAGAAAGTAATGCCATTACCAAGAAATGGGGATGTGGAGTTTACACACGCCAATATTACCTTAGCAATGACGGAGCTCGGTTACAAGCCGGCGACTGATTTGGAGGCAGGGTTGAAGAAGTTCGTGAGATGGTACTTCAGTTTTTATTCGGGGTCAAAGAAGAAGAGTTCTTAG